tgcacaaaggggctgggggggggagggagaaggatgcacaaaggggctggggggggagggagaaggatgcacaaaggggctggggggggggggagggagaaggatgcacaaaggggctggggggggagggagaaggatgcacaaaggggctggagagaCCTAAAGATGGGATATAaaacactaaagagggtaagtTAGTCAAAAGGTGGGTTAGAAgacacacacaggtgaagatggttttattagtaaaaatgtctgtttttttttatttattttttttttttttttgcggggaGAGGgtagcaaaatgcatcttcgtctgTGTAGTCAAAATTCCTTGCCCTGGctggttgtaaagtatgtgtggtTGCTGAATGTTTTTCTTTTAATCCCTTTCCAAGCCTTTTGCACACTTCTGTGTGATGGTACTGCCTGAGTTAATGGggtgtggtttttgtttttttgtttgtttgttccagAGGTCATATGTGATGCTGATAAACCAGTAGTACCTACCACACCAGCACCAACCCCGCCTGCACCAACCCTGAAACCAGTGGATAAACCATCAGTTGGTAATTATGTTGTTTCTGACGACACTGGGAAATGTCTCCTGGCTTCTCTGGGTCTGCAGGTCAACGCGTCCCTGACCGTAGAAGGCAAGGTAGGTTTTGTCAGTATTTTGGAATATTCCATGTTTGTTCTGTTCAAAGACCTGGTATGTGAAAACGGAGCAAGAGTTACCCCCTACCCCCTTCCAATGAACTCTTGATGTTCCACAATGTGATTTCAATCTAGTCCTAACAGTGTTTTTGAGAAATGCTTAATACAGTTTCAAAGTATGTATTAACTaaccaacatatcccaaaatcagtctattcggacaaatggttcgggagttataaggttccaaagttttgaccgaccgcacagaccaactagccgaaaatagttccataagttttggccttgcggtcggtctccgttcgtacggtgaaaagatatgaaattcgtgccatccagtcgaatctcggtggtcgcttgAATCCCCATAgtttaagtctttctaccgaacagtggatataaactgtaattcccttgaATTTTCTAACAGACATCAGGaacttgtaaggatccgttacatattccaatggccatttgaatatataagctcaccagccacgtcaaggcaagccttaATAGGCGAGTTCCTACACTATCCATTAGATATGCTGacatcagccaagaatctccagtaagacaggaaggggtattttatataccctttcacatttaatccttttatagggcttctacacatgcAATAAACTTTGCtagtatcagacaaagtgtaaacctctctgagacatgaaggggtgttttataaacctcctacattcttaaccctgaatagggctataacacatacaaatcaccttgctggtatccGCTAAAAGACAAATGTGGGgaggctggcagcaatgtaacatagctggatactaagctactgctgctgtaagcgcggtgctttatctttgtgtttgtatatgaattttgtatcacacagctatgttacattgttGCCAGCCTCCCCACATTTGTCTTCttaagagtttataagtatgtaggggcagcaccccttcctgtctcatcagagaaatttgccttttagctgataccagcaaggtgatttgtatgtgttatagccctattcagggttaagtatgtaggggtttataaaacaccccttcatgtctcattagagatgtttaaactttgtctgataccagcaaagtttattgtatgtgtagaagccctataaagggtttataaaataccccttcctgtctcactggagattcttggctgatatcagcatatctaatggctagtgtaggaactcacctattgaggcttgccttgacgtggctggtgagcttatatattcaaatggccattggaataaaactaaagagcctccattttgtttaaatgcacatggggacttaggccagagcgcaggtaacgttctctttgtttacTATgaattttaagctgttggatactaagctgcTGCTGTAagtgcggtgctttatctttgtgttaatATTAAGCACAAGTTTAGTGGGCAGTTTCTCATTATCAACAGCCATTTATTCCTCTTAATGGGCCACTCCGTGCACCCAAAAACTTTGTGCCCCCCTGCTTAATGTCCAAGTAAACCTGGACATTACACCTTACACCAGAGCTTACGCCCTGTCTGTTACTTCTCATTAAGAAAAGGAGTGAATGGGGTACATATCTTATTAGTTGCTTCTAAAATGTCATGAACCTCAAGTATTGGGTGGCTCTTTTGTCATAAGATTCCCTCATTTAGTTAGGGACTTTTCAAACTTAAACTAAAACAAGATCAGATTGTAGCTTGACTAGAGAGAATTGGTCTAAAATGTTGgtctctttgaattcctgacaaatcttacttatttttttttattttttttatcagagtggtatttttgtattttaattatttgccCTTTTCCCCTCCTCTGTAGAATGTATCTGTGTTGTATAACATGAACCCAAACACTACAAGCAGCACTGGAACCTGTGGTAACGATACTGCTACTCTAAGACTCAACGATACCAAGGTCGCAATTGAATTTGATTTTGCAATTGTGAGTAACTACAATTGGTCCAACTCTTTTTGTAGaatatgtatgttatatattattgGTTATTTAGGCTGCTGAATAAAACATTTAGCATACAAAAAGCGGACGTATTCTTGACTTGTATACTAAACTGTACTTGAAAAGGAATCCAGGACACACTAACTGGCTCCTTTTTTGCATAAGTTATGGTACAAATCGCCCTGTCTTCCTTtatcaacaatatatatattcagtgaCCTCTTTAAAGGAACTCTTTTTAAGCACTGCAGCCCTAAATGTTTTTGAAAGGAGCACCCTGGCTCCCTCAGCGTATGTAGTAAATAGTTTGGTTTAACAACTTGTCTCTGGTACAGCAAATGCCCTCCCCTACCTTTGTTGCTGGACCACTCTGTCAATGAGCCAGCAGGTCAGTAGAACTAATGGAAGCTACTTGCTCCCTAGGTCGGAAGTGGAGTTGGGGACCGAGGTAAGTTGAGCAGTTTGACTGCTTACTCTAGGAGGGTGCCAGGACACTCATGGCACTATAAACACGACATTGGGATGTAGaggttatggttcttggaatgTTCCGTTTAATCTAGGTAACAGAATTAACGATCGAAAATGAACAGCAAGATGCACGGGTGTTATTTTCTCTGTAAAAGGCAGGCTAAAGTGTATAAAGCACATGGTCTCCAGAATtctattaacattttaaaatccGATAACTTTAGTGATTGTTGTCATCTGGTTTTGTTTGCTAAGTGTTCTCTTGtatggtttcaacagaaaaagaACAATTTTTACCTGCAAGAAGTTAATCTCACGCTGGAAAATGAGCTTGGTGAGTTTCATGTTGTGTTCATGAAGTGATAATCCTTGATTATATGCTAACAGACacaagcagtgtgtatgtattaaaaataaatttttatagaGATCCATGCTGCTGCACTTCTGGAGCAAAATACCCATTTAGAGTGCTTTAAATATTGCACCCAATATCACCAGAGGTACTTGCCATGTGCTGCACTCCAGCCAAAGTATATCTAACAATTACAAGCATGCTCACTGGACTTGGAAATTcagaaagttaatttaaaaaaaaaaaatgatttacaaaAAGCACATATACAGTGCATTGTATTAGTTGTAGTGTGGATATTACGATCTTCTCATGTAAAAGTAGATCTTGGTAATTGCACTTTCCATacacatggtgtgtgtatgtgtacatttaaatttttttattttttagtagtCAAAGTATGACTTGTAACACTTACTGATGGGCACTCGGTTGCAGAATAGAGgtgtatatttatacatttaatgtTCTTGTTCATCCCACAGTATTTCGAATTATCCACAGTTATATATTTGATAAGTCATAGCTCACCTTTAAGGTGCAAATAgagcattttgaaaaaatatggtGGTTGGGCACAATGGTACAATAGACATATCTCCTGGAGTGTCATTTCTTGTTGCAGATCCGTTAAGCTAAATGCCACTGTCTCCTGGGATCAGTGGCCCGAGTAATGTTGTAACCGCAACactttaccactataatgtcttaaagcatagaacttagtagggctaaccatacagatatcttagccataattttatatagttagtaagagatcctctatttaacatatgtaaataattgagaatactatataaaataaggattgtcttggaagcaatagttttgtctttttggatatttattatataaaaatataaatataaaatccattatagcagagtttataagatgaaattaaatgcttgcaaatatcattaataggttaacatacccttctgaacatgtcatcatgtcagcctctcagtcattttaagatggagcagcgtctgtctccaagtctctcctctgtgtgttaacatttaaaagtacacttatttataccttaagtgtcgtcattttagagtcaccatagttcatatatgaaaaagtaacttgtctactttaaatcaatttaggacctcccttaatttggcaaacatacaaggtaataactaaagggtgcatacgtcatggaaattttcctgacttagttcaagatggcatcttaaagtctgaatagcttatctgttgtttctactaagacgtaagtgcacagtcgtgggagattcccggatttggggaagttccattaacttggggttaccacagtatattgtgtactgaaagagtcgtagtatagccttgaagcttgtttatgcattattgttattataattcgtctgggacaaaatggcgcaaacatattatgcactgaggttattgcttaaagaaacagttatgaaaaacaatatgttccatttctaacaccttgtcagttttcaatatctcttaaagacaaagtacacagtttaagaaatacaacatttcattctaaaacttgtaatatttgcatttgcccataacaatgtGGTCTTTGGGTTACTTTTTCAAAATCTGTCCCTCTAACCCACTACTGTCTGTGAGGTCCTCTTCAGCTTCTGGCTCTTCATTTGCCATGAGCAGACATCAGCACTCTACTCTCCCACGTGCCAGAGCACAaaactgatgtctatggaggatgcCACAagatgatgctttgtcattctaatggTGTAGGAACCTCAATAGACAGCCATTTTCTCTTCAGCTGTCACTAGTGACAGCTGAGGGCTTTACAGCGATCGTTTGACCCCTTTGTCAAGAGTAGGAAAAAATGTAAGGCAAAGTAGTCCAtagctttaattaaaaaaaataaaataaattattttgtgaCTGCCACTTTACTGCATAGCACAATACATTGTTTCAGCTTTTGATGGCTTTGCGTATTGTTTCAGGAGCATTGTCGGGAGCGATACAAAATCAGAGTTTCTGGGAGGCTTCTGTAGGAAGTTCATATTTGTGCCACAAAGAGCAAGTAATTTCCGTGTCGGGAAACCTGCATATTAACATGTTTGATGTGAGGGTCCAGCCTTTTGGAGTACATAATGGAACATATGCAACAGGTAAGACTCCTTCTGCTTCGTGCACAACTTATTCAACTCTTATGCAGCCAGCAATCTCTATACAGCATTTATTTTGCTTATAATTTCAAAATGGCATGAGTTAAAGTGAGTTCATCTGCTGTTCTTGACCACATCTGTCAGAGTAACAACCACTCGGGCAGGgcgcccaataggtagatccccaggatgttgtagaactacaacttccatgatgccttggcattctaaagcatcatgggagttgtagttctacaatgtcTGGGGATCTACCGATTGTGCAGCCTTGCACTAGAGGCATTAAACCCTTAAACGCAAACAATGTTTTATACTTCAGGGTTTAAACGAGCGGTACTTGGCACCCAGAACACATCACTGAGCTGAGGGGATTTGGGTGCcagtagtgcccctttaaatgacTTGACTCTGTACAGCAAGTCTTTACATCTGTTAAAAGAGCACATAACAGCTGATTGTTACTTACACTGTCCCAACTATAGGGAGTTGGAAATGTATTCCTTTTAAAATGTCCAAAATATTAATCCGAAATCAGTTTAAGAATCGGTAAATGACTTCATACATTTGAAGAAGTTATTTTAAATGTGTACAAATTCTTTGTAgagatttcattatttttttttctttctaaatttattttattccttcacttttttaaatttatttttatatatatatattatttgtcttCACCTACAGCTGATGAATGCTCACTCGACGGTGACTCCCTTCTAATTCCAATCGTAGTTGGTGCTGCACTTGCAGGCTTAATTGTCATTATTGTGATTGCATACTTAATTGGTAGAAGAAAAAGCTATGCTGGATATCAAACACTATAATGGGCCTCCATTTTGAACTAATTTGCACTTGTTATTTAAAatcctgttttgttttgtttttgttttttttcattgaaatttcaTCAGCTCATtcttttgtgtgttttatgtttagtCTGTCATTTTCAATTGTTCTGGAAGCTTggtttatatgtatttaaaaaaaaaaaaaaacattttgagagAGGGTTGAGAGAAACTGCCCACAAGACTGTTATGTGACCAAATGGTAAAATACTATATACTGGTGATCTTTAATCCTTGGTTTTAGTCTTTTTCATTTTGTTAACTTTTAGTAATTTTTCAACACCAATGCTGCTAGAGTTCTGACATATTAAAAGGGAATGGACACTTAATTGCTGCCACCATCAGATATTTAGCACAGACTTTTCAGCGACCTAAAATGTAAGGGAGTGTAACTGCAACTCTGTCAGGACAAGCAAAATCTGCTAGGGCTACACTAAAGCTTTTTAGatcaggggtgtccaaaaggaagattctttccctctccctccagATGTGTTTAAAACTTTAGCTTCAATGATGCTTGGCCATTCTAAAGCATGCAAAgactcatgggagttgcagttctaaaacctctaccttttgggcaacccTGTTATAAATAACTGGTCAGGAACATGAATACTTAAAGTATTGCTTCTAATGTTGTCATGATGGCATTTGCAGTGACGGTTTGTGTACATGCAGTGTAAACCGTACTTTGCCATATAGAATAgttattaaaattaatttatcacTTGTAAAGGAATTTTTAATAACTTTTCCTAGCAAAGTGGTTACTGCCACTAGGCTGCACATTCACTCTAGTACAAAGGGGTAATATTGCTACTGTTGCAATTTGGGTTTTGAAAGCTTGGACTGAAGGTTAGTTTTGATTGGTCTATCACACTCCATACACTGAAACCCGTACTATCCTTCCATATTGATTTGATAGCTACACCACTTTAAAGCAGTATAGTCTGGTATGTTTCTTAATCCAGTGGCAACTTTACCTTGGACTTTGTATAATTTAGTTATCACCAGTAAAGCAATACAAAGTCTGCTTGAGTAGTTCCTCTAGAATACAGTGCCCGTCTGAtagtttttaaggttttttttgctTTCCCAATGTGCATTAGCCATGTGAATGCCAGGAAAGCATGTTGTGGCACTCTAGTTTTAAGACTACTGGGCAAATTTCTAGCAATGCATTTTGAAAGTTTTGCACGAATACGAAAGTGGGCAAGGTGTTTAACACAGTGAATGCTTGTTGAGGTGGGAAAAACTAAAATCCATTGTTTACCCTCATATTTAAATCTCTTTGGttttgtatgttttctttttGTGGACTGATTaaacattcaattttttttaatcaaattatCTAAATAAATCAATTGGAGCCAAATATGGTGTCCTGTTTTATCCAATTCCAGGTTTTTCTTTTTCTACCCTCTTATTTCTCAAACCCCAAATTAAGCTAAAATTCTACATTTTAGAAACTGCtgcaaatttacaaaaaaaacactgcacaACTTGCGTCTTTAGTTTCCGTCTGCACTCTTACATAAATAATCTGCTTATTTTGTTTTGAAAAACTTGTTTGtgggtttttgcttttttttcattt
This DNA window, taken from Pelobates fuscus isolate aPelFus1 chromosome 9, aPelFus1.pri, whole genome shotgun sequence, encodes the following:
- the LAMP2 gene encoding lysosome-associated membrane glycoprotein 2 isoform X2 → MERYVSLFALCLLSLGFMQSKAFDIEVKDSSNHTCIHASLMVNFTVQYEVNSTFSKNSTFSAPSNVTINGSHCGENGGSPLLLVHFGNGNSWSLNFTKNITMYSGDILNFTYNTNDSTFFPDALKQGLKSSLTKFLDPVLLNRTYKCMHNEILRSENVIQVIWNVTLQAYVQNDTLGQEVICDADKPVVPTTPAPTPPAPTLKPVDKPSVGNYVVSDDTGKCLLASLGLQVNASLTVEGKNVSVLYNMNPNTTSSTGTCGNDTATLRLNDTKVAIEFDFAIKKNNFYLQEVNLTLENELGALSGAIQNQSFWEASVGSSYLCHKEQVISVSGNLHINMFDVRVQPFGVHNGTYATADECSLDGDSLLIPIVVGAALAGLIVIIVIAYLIGRRKSYAGYQTL